A region of Elusimicrobiota bacterium DNA encodes the following proteins:
- a CDS encoding STAS-like domain-containing protein, which produces MKQIDLYPRVGAFAENKDIARSLRTTEIIPALEAKEEVLLNFERVEAATQSFIHALISDVLRKFGNDVLDRLEFKSCNETVRKIITIVVDYMQEGMDAEPPTEEGPS; this is translated from the coding sequence TTGAAACAGATCGATCTTTATCCCCGCGTCGGCGCCTTCGCCGAAAATAAGGACATCGCGCGCTCCCTTCGAACCACGGAGATCATTCCTGCCTTGGAGGCGAAGGAAGAAGTCCTTCTCAATTTCGAGCGTGTGGAAGCGGCGACGCAATCCTTTATCCACGCGCTGATCAGCGATGTGTTGAGGAAGTTCGGGAACGATGTTCTCGATCGGCTCGAGTTCAAGTCCTGCAACGAGACGGTGAGAAAGATTATTACGATCGTCGTGGACTACATGCAGGAAGGAATGGACGCCGAACCCCCGACCGAAGAAGGCCCGTCATGA
- the xth gene encoding exodeoxyribonuclease III encodes MKIATFNANSIRSRLPIVLKWLKAEKPDVLALQETKVMDDQFPQADFEQAGWHVVFRGQKSYNGVAFVSRKPLADVDRTWDPSGSGEARTITARWGDWLLINTYVPQGFEPDSPKFENKLKFYAGLKKLFAQHVSVETPALWMGDLNVAPTEIDLHAPERNAEHVCFHPKARAAYEAARGERWTDLFREKEKGPGHYTYWDYMIPTNFPRNRGWRIDLMLGTPPAVRRLKKIWIDKDPRGWEKPSDHTFLVAEFED; translated from the coding sequence ATGAAAATCGCCACCTTTAACGCCAATTCCATTCGGTCCCGGTTGCCCATTGTTTTGAAATGGTTGAAAGCGGAGAAGCCGGATGTGCTGGCCCTTCAGGAAACCAAGGTGATGGACGACCAATTCCCCCAGGCGGATTTCGAACAGGCGGGGTGGCACGTGGTTTTTCGAGGGCAGAAATCCTACAACGGGGTGGCCTTCGTCTCCCGGAAGCCGCTCGCGGACGTGGACCGGACCTGGGATCCCTCGGGCTCGGGCGAGGCCCGAACGATCACGGCCCGCTGGGGGGATTGGCTCTTGATCAACACCTACGTCCCCCAGGGGTTTGAGCCGGATTCCCCCAAATTCGAGAACAAACTCAAATTTTATGCGGGGCTCAAAAAACTGTTCGCCCAACACGTCTCGGTGGAGACCCCGGCCCTGTGGATGGGGGACCTGAACGTGGCGCCCACGGAAATCGATCTGCACGCCCCCGAACGAAACGCCGAGCACGTCTGCTTTCACCCCAAAGCCCGGGCGGCCTACGAGGCCGCCCGAGGAGAGCGCTGGACCGACCTTTTCCGGGAAAAAGAAAAGGGGCCGGGCCATTACACCTATTGGGACTATATGATCCCCACTAATTTTCCCCGCAACCGGGGCTGGCGGATCGACCTGATGTTGGGCACGCCCCCGGCGGTCCGCCGTCTGAAGAAGATCTGGATCGACAAAGATCCCCGGGGCTGGGAAAAACCTTCCGACCACACCTTCCTCGTCGCTGAATTCGAAGATTGA
- a CDS encoding P-loop NTPase, with protein MPSPTDISLHPSADALQARKGPAVRRPGPEALSGVRNVIAIGSGKGGVGKSTVTTNLAVALHQLGAKVAVLDADIYGPSQPGLMGAGNERPATDVEQLAPMVRHGVGFMSIGLLMPQDNPVIWRAPIAMKALFQLLGGVAWGDLDYLLIDMPPGTGDVQLTLAQQAPLTGSIVVTTPQQVALGVARKGLKMFEQVKVPILGVVENMSGFVCTKCGTEHALFKKEGGQVLARECGAPFLGRIPLEADIMEGGETGEPVLVRNPGSPAARAFLDLAKSLEREAARSNAVVPGGEPKRMDLGPAGELRIAWTDGHEGRIAAWTLRVNCPCAACVDEDTGRRVLDPKKIPLDVRVAGVNPVGRYGVGLAFSDAHNTGIYTFESLRAACECAECLARRGGTAQPFSV; from the coding sequence ATGCCCTCTCCCACTGACATTTCTCTTCATCCCAGCGCCGACGCTCTTCAGGCTCGGAAAGGTCCCGCCGTTCGTCGGCCGGGGCCCGAGGCCCTGAGCGGGGTTCGGAACGTCATCGCCATCGGGAGCGGCAAAGGCGGGGTGGGGAAATCCACCGTCACCACGAACCTGGCCGTGGCTCTTCACCAGTTGGGGGCCAAGGTCGCCGTCCTGGACGCCGACATCTACGGTCCCAGCCAACCGGGCTTGATGGGGGCCGGCAACGAACGCCCGGCAACCGACGTAGAGCAGTTGGCTCCCATGGTCCGCCACGGGGTGGGGTTCATGTCCATCGGGCTTCTGATGCCCCAGGACAACCCCGTGATCTGGCGTGCGCCCATCGCCATGAAAGCCCTGTTCCAGCTTTTGGGCGGCGTGGCCTGGGGGGATCTGGACTATTTATTGATCGACATGCCGCCGGGCACCGGGGACGTTCAGCTGACGCTGGCGCAACAGGCGCCCCTCACGGGATCCATCGTGGTCACAACCCCCCAGCAGGTGGCCTTGGGCGTCGCCCGGAAGGGGCTTAAGATGTTTGAGCAAGTGAAAGTCCCGATCTTGGGCGTCGTGGAAAACATGAGCGGGTTCGTCTGCACCAAGTGCGGGACGGAACACGCCCTCTTTAAAAAAGAGGGAGGACAGGTTTTAGCCCGGGAATGCGGCGCCCCGTTCCTGGGTCGCATTCCTCTCGAAGCGGACATCATGGAAGGGGGAGAAACCGGTGAACCGGTTTTGGTCCGGAACCCCGGTTCTCCGGCCGCGCGGGCCTTCTTGGATTTGGCGAAGTCCCTGGAGCGGGAGGCCGCCCGCTCCAACGCGGTGGTTCCCGGGGGAGAGCCGAAGCGGATGGACCTCGGTCCGGCCGGAGAACTCCGCATCGCCTGGACCGACGGCCACGAGGGACGCATCGCCGCCTGGACCCTCCGGGTGAACTGTCCCTGCGCCGCCTGCGTCGATGAAGACACCGGCCGCCGGGTCTTGGACCCCAAGAAGATCCCTCTCGACGTCCGGGTCGCCGGGGTAAATCCCGTGGGCCGCTACGGCGTGGGGCTCGCGTTCTCGGACGCGCACAACACCGGCATCTACACCTTCGAGTCGCTCCGCGCGGCTTGCGAGTGCGCCGAGTGCCTGGCCCGGCGCGGCGGAACCGCCCAGCCTTTTTCGGTGTGA
- a CDS encoding NifU family protein — MSSPRITAAASPSDPRLCSFTLDRVLLDGSALCRSSEEALGSPLFERLFALPGVVQVWVAGNRVTVACADPQPWELAGKSVALAIRAALVDGRPAVAKKTPLPEDLTDRVRQVLIADINPGLAQHGGSAELVGVRAGVAEVRLSGGCQGCGAAQQTLSLGIEQTLRAKIPELQGVTDVTNHAAGDRPYYSGPGQSPFGD; from the coding sequence GTGAGTTCCCCGCGGATCACCGCCGCCGCGTCCCCTTCCGACCCCCGCCTCTGTTCGTTCACCTTGGATCGGGTCCTTCTCGACGGCTCCGCCCTTTGCCGGAGTTCCGAAGAGGCCCTTGGGTCCCCGCTCTTTGAGCGATTGTTTGCTCTCCCCGGCGTGGTGCAGGTCTGGGTCGCCGGGAACCGCGTGACGGTGGCCTGCGCCGATCCCCAACCCTGGGAACTGGCGGGGAAATCCGTGGCCCTGGCGATCCGCGCGGCTTTGGTCGATGGTCGCCCCGCGGTGGCCAAAAAGACGCCCCTTCCGGAAGATTTAACCGACCGCGTGCGCCAGGTGTTGATCGCCGACATCAACCCCGGCCTGGCCCAGCATGGGGGAAGCGCCGAACTGGTGGGGGTTCGGGCCGGCGTGGCCGAAGTCCGTCTTTCCGGCGGATGTCAGGGGTGCGGCGCCGCCCAACAGACGCTATCGCTGGGAATCGAGCAAACCCTCCGCGCCAAGATCCCCGAACTCCAGGGAGTCACGGACGTCACCAACCACGCCGCCGGCGACCGCCCCTATTACAGCGGCCCCGGCCAAAGCCCTTTCGGAGACTGA
- the pabB gene encoding aminodeoxychorismate synthase component I, translated as MPSGFSPTAVFESHDPASPSWTAVFGRPRAVRQADRPSQVRPLLDFLEDHVRQGRWGVLLLSYEAGPVLNPSLVSHPVGDFPLAWAAVFDRRARRAPIPGSEIHASSWRPKLSKESHSRAVRKIQSRIARGDSYQVNFTFPCHARWRGDPWAWYRRLALAQGAPYSAFVDLGRWKVLSLSPELFFDRRGDLLTVRPMKGSAPRGRWEEEDRAFARGLGSSPKERAENVMIVDLLRNDLGKIARPGSVRTTGLFKMEPYPTLWQMTSEIKARLRPGVGLTGMLEALFPSGSVTGAPKRKTMEIIKELETVPRGLYTGTLGLLRPDGHWTFNVPIRTLTLDTRTGRASCPVGSGITAASRPGAEYRECLLKRDFLNAPAFDLLETLRLEDGRWFLLPGHLRRLRRSAERMGFPWDEGRVRARLHKEAGHHPKGRWKVRLLLSRDGSVNVQAEKLDPTDAPWRVALARTPVDEGDLFLYHKTTRRDVYDRQRRAHPGADDVILWNRRGELTESTWANLVLQIGGKRYTPPVPCGLLGGVFRENLLRRGQVSERFLRRVDLLRAEKVFLINSVRGWVSVLLS; from the coding sequence GTGCCCTCCGGTTTTTCCCCCACCGCCGTTTTCGAATCCCACGATCCCGCCTCCCCGTCCTGGACGGCGGTCTTCGGCCGTCCCCGCGCCGTGCGACAGGCGGACCGTCCGTCGCAGGTCCGTCCTTTGCTCGATTTCCTGGAAGACCATGTCCGCCAGGGCCGCTGGGGCGTTCTGCTTCTGTCCTACGAAGCCGGCCCGGTTTTAAATCCTTCCCTCGTTTCCCACCCGGTGGGGGATTTCCCCTTGGCCTGGGCCGCCGTGTTCGACCGCCGGGCCCGAAGGGCTCCGATCCCTGGCTCCGAAATCCACGCGTCGTCCTGGCGCCCGAAACTTTCCAAGGAATCGCACTCCCGCGCCGTTCGGAAAATTCAATCCCGTATCGCCCGGGGCGACAGCTATCAAGTGAACTTCACCTTTCCATGCCACGCCCGCTGGAGGGGCGATCCCTGGGCGTGGTACCGCCGGCTGGCCCTGGCCCAGGGGGCTCCCTACTCCGCGTTCGTCGATCTCGGACGATGGAAGGTGTTGAGCCTTTCGCCCGAACTATTCTTTGACCGGCGCGGCGATCTCTTGACCGTTCGCCCCATGAAAGGCTCCGCCCCCCGGGGCCGATGGGAGGAAGAAGACCGGGCCTTCGCCCGGGGGCTTGGCTCCAGTCCCAAAGAACGGGCCGAGAACGTCATGATCGTGGACCTCCTTCGAAACGATTTGGGAAAAATCGCTCGGCCCGGGAGCGTTCGCACCACGGGCCTTTTTAAAATGGAACCCTACCCGACCCTGTGGCAGATGACCTCGGAAATCAAGGCCCGTCTCCGACCAGGCGTTGGATTGACCGGCATGTTGGAAGCCCTCTTCCCCAGCGGTTCCGTCACCGGCGCTCCGAAGCGGAAAACCATGGAAATTATTAAAGAGTTGGAAACCGTTCCTCGGGGTCTCTACACCGGGACGCTGGGGCTCCTCAGGCCCGACGGCCATTGGACCTTCAACGTCCCGATCCGGACCTTGACCCTGGACACGCGCACCGGCCGCGCGTCCTGTCCCGTGGGAAGCGGCATCACGGCGGCCAGTCGCCCCGGCGCCGAATACCGCGAGTGTCTTTTGAAGCGGGATTTCTTGAACGCCCCCGCCTTCGACCTGCTGGAAACTCTCCGGTTGGAGGACGGACGATGGTTCCTTCTCCCCGGACACCTGCGGCGTCTCCGCCGATCGGCCGAGCGCATGGGTTTCCCCTGGGACGAAGGGCGCGTTCGCGCCCGTTTGCACAAAGAGGCTGGACATCATCCAAAAGGTCGTTGGAAAGTTCGTTTGCTTCTGTCCCGGGACGGGTCCGTCAACGTCCAGGCGGAAAAACTGGATCCAACCGACGCTCCCTGGCGCGTGGCCCTGGCCCGGACACCCGTGGACGAGGGGGACCTGTTCCTGTATCACAAGACCACCCGGCGGGACGTTTATGACCGCCAGCGACGGGCCCATCCCGGGGCGGACGACGTGATTCTTTGGAACCGTCGCGGGGAGTTGACGGAATCCACCTGGGCCAATCTCGTCCTTCAAATCGGCGGAAAGCGGTACACCCCGCCCGTTCCCTGCGGTCTCCTGGGCGGTGTCTTCCGAGAAAACCTTCTCCGCCGCGGACAGGTCTCCGAGCGGTTTCTCCGCCGGGTAGACCTTCTTCGGGCGGAAAAAGTCTTTTTAATCAATTCCGTCCGCGGTTGGGTTTCGGTTCTTTTGTCTTGA
- a CDS encoding ABC transporter substrate-binding protein, producing MFPPLGKGRVREGWCLLAVLNLLSSPLFAAPRRVVSLLPSHSEIMAALGADGTLVGVSDAERKGDFPGVPRVGGLVPRWEVLVSLAPDLILADSAHARFQSDFARFKLPVQFLPATHAKSIEDVFGLISKVGRAVGREPEAEILLARLKTQLAALDASVPPPPLPKVLFEIWPQPLQAVGPVSLQGHLLQRAGFENIVPDTRNEMPLLSSEWVASARPDVLFHTGVSSAKKIVSRPGWKNIPAVANSRVVELDADLFSRAGPRVVDALAELRRIRGEVKP from the coding sequence ATGTTCCCTCCCCTTGGCAAGGGGAGGGTGAGGGAGGGGTGGTGTTTGTTGGCCGTTCTGAACCTGTTGTCTTCCCCTCTTTTCGCCGCCCCGCGGCGGGTGGTGAGTTTGCTTCCCTCCCACTCCGAAATCATGGCGGCGCTCGGGGCGGACGGGACGTTGGTGGGGGTCTCCGACGCGGAACGAAAGGGGGACTTTCCAGGAGTTCCCCGCGTGGGTGGCCTCGTTCCCCGCTGGGAGGTTTTGGTGTCGCTGGCGCCGGACCTCATTTTGGCGGATAGCGCCCACGCTCGGTTTCAATCGGATTTCGCGCGTTTTAAACTTCCCGTCCAGTTCCTCCCCGCGACCCACGCCAAGTCCATCGAAGACGTGTTCGGTTTGATTTCCAAGGTGGGCCGGGCCGTCGGTCGCGAACCGGAGGCCGAGATTCTGCTCGCCCGGCTCAAAACCCAATTAGCGGCGCTGGACGCCTCCGTTCCGCCACCGCCGCTCCCCAAAGTTCTCTTTGAAATCTGGCCCCAGCCGCTTCAAGCGGTGGGCCCTGTGAGCCTCCAGGGGCATCTCCTCCAACGGGCGGGTTTTGAGAACATCGTGCCGGACACGCGGAATGAAATGCCGCTCCTCTCATCAGAGTGGGTGGCTTCGGCCCGGCCCGACGTGCTCTTCCACACGGGGGTATCCTCGGCCAAGAAGATCGTCTCGCGACCCGGCTGGAAAAACATTCCCGCCGTCGCCAACAGCCGTGTTGTCGAACTGGACGCGGACCTTTTTTCCCGGGCGGGTCCCCGCGTGGTGGATGCCTTGGCGGAACTTCGCCGGATTCGGGGTGAGGTGAAACCATGA
- a CDS encoding iron ABC transporter permease → MVLGALLVGAVPLPGGFWNALRNPGVGRDILLDIRLPRVLLGGAVGALLASAGCALQGLLRNPLADPYLLGVSGGAALGSAIGLLLGVTQPLAAMVGAFVALAAVLVLSRGGGAPSATLMVLAGAALHAFTSSILTFILSQARREESAGILFWLLGSLESPSYGRLLPLLSLAALAVGGLFALAPALNLLSLGEETARALGLSTGKFRWAAVLLCAGATGLAVTLNGVIPFVGLVIPHAARLLVGFDNRSALPTSAFLGAVLVIGADAVGRSVLAPQEIPVGVVTALVGAPFFLLLLRRERRKLG, encoded by the coding sequence GTGGTTTTGGGGGCTTTGCTGGTGGGGGCCGTGCCTCTGCCGGGAGGGTTTTGGAACGCTCTTCGGAACCCGGGGGTTGGGCGGGATATTTTGCTGGACATCCGTCTGCCTCGGGTCCTTCTCGGGGGGGCGGTGGGCGCGCTTTTAGCGTCGGCGGGATGCGCGCTTCAGGGACTTCTTCGCAACCCGCTGGCGGATCCGTACCTGCTTGGGGTTTCCGGCGGGGCGGCCCTGGGGTCGGCTATAGGGCTCTTGCTCGGCGTGACCCAGCCTCTCGCGGCCATGGTGGGGGCCTTCGTGGCGCTCGCGGCGGTGCTGGTTCTCTCCCGTGGAGGCGGGGCGCCGAGCGCCACGCTCATGGTGCTGGCGGGGGCGGCGCTTCATGCGTTTACCTCGTCGATCCTGACCTTCATTTTGTCCCAAGCCCGTCGGGAAGAAAGCGCGGGGATCCTCTTTTGGCTCTTGGGTAGCCTCGAGTCTCCCTCCTATGGGCGGCTCCTTCCCCTCTTGTCGCTGGCGGCCCTGGCGGTGGGGGGGCTTTTCGCCCTCGCCCCGGCGTTAAACCTGCTTTCTCTGGGGGAAGAAACGGCCCGGGCCCTGGGCCTCTCCACGGGGAAATTTCGCTGGGCGGCGGTTCTCCTTTGCGCCGGGGCCACGGGTTTGGCCGTCACCCTAAACGGGGTCATCCCCTTCGTCGGATTGGTGATCCCCCACGCGGCGCGGCTCTTGGTCGGGTTCGACAACCGTTCCGCTCTCCCCACGTCGGCGTTCCTGGGCGCGGTCTTGGTCATCGGGGCGGACGCGGTGGGCCGCTCGGTGTTGGCGCCCCAGGAGATCCCCGTCGGGGTCGTAACCGCGCTCGTGGGTGCGCCGTTTTTCCTCCTCCTGCTCCGCCGCGAACGGAGGAAATTGGGATGA
- a CDS encoding ABC transporter ATP-binding protein, translating into MTIVSVDRVGFAYPKSNGDRPFVLEDVSFELKEGELLGVLGPNGAGKSTLLRLLIKALVPREGRIVVGGSPLADLDQMDVARRAAWVPQELDSLFVLTVEEMVRLGRFCRTGAWGRLGHEDRRQVERALAETDLLPLRHRPVSRLSGGERRRVLLARALAQEPAVLLLDEPTAHLDPGHQADLVAVVDRLRRERGLAVIAILHDVSLAMAWCPTVLLLKDGRTFAQGPAAQVITPNTLRSVYGLGAVIHAPAPGQPGAVQFCHPTKERNSQ; encoded by the coding sequence ATGACGATTGTTTCTGTGGATCGAGTAGGGTTCGCCTATCCCAAATCCAACGGGGACCGTCCGTTCGTTTTGGAGGACGTGAGTTTTGAATTGAAGGAAGGGGAGCTTTTGGGCGTCTTGGGCCCGAACGGAGCGGGGAAATCCACCCTGCTTCGACTCTTGATCAAAGCCCTGGTTCCGCGGGAAGGGCGAATTGTTGTGGGGGGCTCGCCGTTGGCGGACCTGGACCAAATGGACGTGGCGCGGCGCGCGGCCTGGGTGCCCCAGGAACTGGACTCGCTTTTTGTTTTGACCGTTGAGGAAATGGTCCGGCTCGGGCGCTTTTGCCGCACCGGCGCCTGGGGGAGGTTGGGGCACGAGGACCGCCGCCAGGTGGAACGCGCCTTGGCGGAAACGGACCTCCTGCCGCTCCGCCATCGTCCCGTGAGCCGTCTTTCCGGGGGCGAACGCCGCCGGGTTCTCTTGGCCCGGGCCCTGGCCCAGGAACCCGCCGTGCTTTTGTTGGACGAGCCCACGGCGCACCTGGACCCCGGCCACCAGGCGGATTTGGTGGCGGTGGTGGACCGTCTCCGCCGGGAACGGGGCCTGGCCGTGATCGCCATTTTGCACGACGTGAGTTTGGCCATGGCCTGGTGCCCCACGGTGCTCCTCTTAAAAGACGGCCGGACCTTCGCCCAGGGCCCCGCCGCCCAGGTCATCACGCCGAACACGCTCCGGTCCGTCTACGGACTGGGGGCCGTGATCCACGCCCCCGCTCCCGGACAACCGGGCGCGGTTCAATTTTGTCATCCTACGAAAGAAAGGAATTCCCAATGA
- a CDS encoding TonB-dependent receptor has translation MRNKNRFSFLLAGLLAGGLRAAPPADVAKSASDVEISTVAATVPVVDETGDAGADVFLSLTRKAEPRKRLPTNVSSLTARDMELQGAAAVDAALDAVPSVLVQRSGTLGTFSTVRLRGSPSSAQQQVLLDDMPLLGVSNQFFDFSQLPLAGIERVEVVRGGASALYGANAIGGVVHLISKRPVSDRPETRFRMQVGSFMSQLYEGEFGARVGATDFYVTGGRTLSDGFQDNQDTDNLYATGRAGFSFGNGARVSADVGVVDGEVGNPRGTLLPVGEWNGEKERTALDKNARVEQRAVRSHGTVFLPLGETSSVQTAFYGTDQTYQTLPSGSAPPDFKQVNRIVGNDTRLVFHRWLTLGGSVERDDQKTDANAYAPERANHITNVAGYAQAQLAAGPWEVLPAVRYDDHSAFGGVWNPRLTALFHMNEKVKFSGNASRSYRAPSFLELYYVDPYFSGNPNLGPERAWSYDVGVEVLPGKSSRMSVTGFYTKIEDRVTVTSNFLTYQNAPSAEMSGVEVENRHRLLPHWTGVLAYTYTRAEGNSLASSDYVPLRLTPRHMADYQLTWGPSPSLALTNGVRYVSKQYQGDNQTGLDLPCYATWNARVSKDPRRGIPPGRGEHPEPPLRPELRQRPGDLRRLAQSPTRPNFLDGRHDRFLQLKRMALGLS, from the coding sequence ATGAGAAATAAAAACCGATTCAGTTTCCTTCTCGCCGGCCTCTTGGCCGGAGGCCTCCGGGCCGCGCCTCCGGCGGATGTTGCCAAATCCGCTTCGGACGTCGAGATTTCCACGGTGGCGGCGACCGTCCCCGTGGTCGATGAAACCGGGGACGCGGGGGCGGACGTCTTTCTCAGTCTCACCCGAAAGGCCGAACCCCGCAAACGGCTCCCCACCAACGTCTCCAGCCTCACGGCCCGGGACATGGAACTTCAGGGGGCGGCCGCGGTGGACGCGGCCTTGGACGCGGTTCCGTCGGTGCTGGTTCAACGGTCCGGGACCCTGGGCACCTTCTCCACGGTCCGGCTCCGGGGTTCGCCGTCCTCGGCCCAACAGCAGGTCCTCCTGGACGACATGCCTCTTCTGGGCGTGTCCAACCAGTTCTTCGATTTTTCCCAGCTTCCGCTGGCCGGGATCGAACGGGTGGAGGTGGTTCGCGGCGGCGCCTCGGCGCTCTACGGGGCCAACGCCATCGGCGGCGTGGTGCACCTGATTTCGAAACGTCCGGTGTCCGACCGTCCAGAGACCCGGTTCCGAATGCAGGTGGGTTCTTTCATGAGCCAACTCTATGAAGGCGAATTCGGCGCTCGCGTGGGCGCCACGGATTTTTATGTGACGGGCGGGCGGACCCTGTCGGACGGGTTCCAGGATAACCAGGACACCGACAACCTCTACGCCACCGGCCGCGCCGGTTTCTCGTTCGGGAACGGCGCCCGGGTGTCGGCGGACGTGGGCGTTGTGGACGGCGAAGTCGGCAACCCCCGCGGAACGCTTCTGCCGGTGGGGGAATGGAACGGTGAAAAAGAGCGGACCGCGCTGGATAAGAACGCCCGGGTGGAACAACGGGCCGTTCGAAGCCACGGCACCGTTTTCCTTCCTCTGGGCGAAACGTCCAGCGTCCAGACCGCTTTCTACGGGACGGATCAAACCTATCAGACCCTTCCATCGGGGTCCGCACCGCCGGATTTTAAGCAAGTCAACCGCATCGTCGGCAACGACACCCGCCTGGTGTTCCATCGCTGGCTCACCCTGGGCGGGTCCGTCGAGAGGGACGACCAGAAAACGGACGCCAACGCCTACGCCCCGGAGCGGGCGAACCACATCACGAACGTCGCCGGCTACGCCCAGGCGCAACTGGCGGCCGGTCCCTGGGAAGTCCTTCCTGCCGTCCGTTACGACGACCACAGCGCCTTCGGCGGCGTTTGGAACCCCCGGCTGACCGCCCTCTTCCATATGAACGAGAAAGTGAAGTTCTCAGGCAACGCCTCGCGATCCTACCGGGCGCCGTCTTTCCTGGAGCTTTACTACGTGGACCCTTACTTCAGCGGCAACCCCAACCTGGGTCCGGAGCGCGCCTGGAGTTACGATGTGGGCGTCGAGGTCTTGCCCGGGAAATCCAGCCGGATGTCGGTCACGGGTTTTTATACAAAGATCGAGGACCGCGTGACCGTCACCTCGAACTTCCTCACCTATCAAAACGCTCCGTCGGCGGAGATGTCCGGCGTGGAAGTGGAAAACCGCCACCGCCTTCTGCCTCATTGGACGGGCGTCTTGGCCTACACCTACACCCGGGCGGAAGGCAATTCCCTCGCCTCCTCGGACTATGTGCCGCTCCGCTTGACCCCCCGCCACATGGCGGACTACCAGCTGACCTGGGGCCCCAGCCCGAGTTTGGCTTTGACGAACGGGGTCCGCTACGTGTCGAAACAGTACCAGGGCGACAACCAGACGGGCTTAGACCTCCCCTGTTACGCGACCTGGAACGCGCGGGTCTCAAAAGATCCTCGCCGCGGAATTCCACCTGGCCGTGGAGAACATCCTGAACCGCCGCTACGCCCGGAGCTTCGACAACGACCCGGTGACCTTCGCCGCCTCGCGCAATCCCCAACCCGACCGAACTTTCTGGACGGGCGTCACGATCGGTTTCTCCAATTGAAACGAATGGCGCTCGGGTTAAGCTAG
- a CDS encoding DUF2892 domain-containing protein, with translation MNIERMLRGVAGFFVLVSLGLAYAHSPKWLFFTAFVGLNLLQSAFTNWCPLMTILRKLNARTPV, from the coding sequence ATGAACATCGAACGAATGTTGCGCGGTGTCGCCGGTTTTTTTGTTCTGGTGAGCTTGGGTCTCGCCTACGCTCACAGCCCAAAGTGGCTCTTTTTTACCGCTTTCGTGGGGCTGAACTTGTTGCAGTCCGCCTTCACCAACTGGTGTCCCTTGATGACGATCCTGCGCAAGCTGAACGCCCGCACCCCCGTCTGA